Proteins co-encoded in one Xiphophorus hellerii strain 12219 chromosome 10, Xiphophorus_hellerii-4.1, whole genome shotgun sequence genomic window:
- the fam234a gene encoding protein FAM234A, producing the protein METADQATEGSPLKPAGDGSEPAAAPAELQKKSCKGGFSRMSHWRTAVFFLSLFLCLTVVFAFSFIIPCPERPQYNLNWSRDFSDAVTYDFLAVEQANSDKVMDVLIVIRSPESSPNKSCSDEGLTSPCLFLLALDGTKGETLWERPLGGELNWAQCGLQTGTSSSWHCLLSHSDNLTAVDKHSGAVFWQQPRPSVLSVSLPVLSVPDLDGDRVGDVVLVLLNGTQTQLVLLSGRTGDRMGSEVTVGGGATRSHLLHRTKGGSYYVLLQRASGVFGLPLWEIAARAKPGLGPDLKRDKHLEKTASNTTGLVPIYLSEARRLLRTKDWDDSSDLLVVSRREVALVDGLSLKQRWRFNSSSTGGFPSFGHFNRDEVLDLVIEVEDDDVRNSTKVAILDGGTGGLLWEEQLQPGAGPPRLDAVHTTNSVSVFMFWGLIGSGSNSSESSGGSPRSYMLHPLYPNVLLELSHGVERIVAFRATLMERGRHAAYFLLTGPEAGEAGGTVVLTKRKLKQDIPLCSVRHIRSSQQTHTDAEVREAFNRLRFSSDW; encoded by the exons ATGGAGACCGCAGACCAGGCCACCGAGGGCTCCCCTCTGAAGCCGGCGGGAGACGGGTCGGAGCCGGCCGCGGCTCCGGCAGAACTGCAGAAGAAGAGCTGCAAGGGGGGATTCTCCAGGATGAGCCACTGGAGGACGGCGGTgttcttcctctccctcttcctctgccTCACCGTGGTCTTCGCCTTCTCCTTCATCATCCCCTGCCCTGAGCGGCCGCAGTACAACCTGAACTGGAGCCGAGATTTCTCCGACGCAG TGACCTACGACTTCCTGGCTGTTGAGCAGGCGAACAGCGACAAGGTGATGGACGTCCTGATCGTCATCAGAAGCCCAGAAAGTTCTCCAAACAAGTCGTGTTCTGACGAAG GCCTGACTTCGCCGTGTCTGTTCCTGCTGGCGCTGGACGGGACCAAAGGAGAGACGCTGTGGGAGCGGCCGCTGGGGGGCGAGCTGAACTGGGCCCAGTGCGGCCTGCAGACTGGGACCAGTTCATCCTGGCACTGCCTGCTGTCCCATTCTGACAACCTGACCGCCGTCGACAAACACAGCG gTGCGGTGTTCTGGCAGCAGCCTCGGCCCTCGGTTCTGTCCGTCTCCCTGCCCGTCCTCAGTGTCCCGGATCTGGACGGGGACCGGGTCGGCGACGTGGTTCTGGTCCTGCTCAATGGCACACAG ACGCAGCTGGTGCTGCTCTCCGGGCGGACGGGGGATCGGATGGGGTCGGAGGTCACCGTCGGCGGCGGCGCCACACGGAGCCACCTGCTGCACCGAACCAAAGGCGGATCGTACTACGTGCTGCTGCAGAGAG CCTCCGGCGTGTTCGGGTTGCCTCTCTGGGAGATCGCCGCCAGAGCCAAACCGGGTCTGGGTCCAGATCTGAAGCGGGAcaaacacctggagaaaacGGCCAGCAACACAACGGGCCTGGTGCCCATCTACCT ATCGGAGGCCAGACGTTTGCTGAGGACCAAAGACTGGGATGATTCCTCTGACCTGCTGGTTGTTTCTAGAAGAGAGGTGGCGCTAGTGGACGGACTTTCCTTGAAGCAACGATGGAGATTCAACAGCAGCTCCACTGGGGG ttTTCCGTCCTTCGGTCATTTCAACAGAGACGAAGTTCTTGATCTCGTGATTGAAGttgaagatgatgatgtcagAAACTCCACTAAG GTCGCCATCTTGGACGGAGGGACCGGCGGTCTGCTGTGggaggagcagctgcagccCGGCGCCGGCCCCCCCCGACTCGACGCCGTCCACACCACCAACTCGGTGTCCGTCTTCATGTTCTGGGGCCTGATTGGGTCCGGGTCCAACTCATCG GAGTCGTCTGGCGGTTCCCCGCGCTCCTACATGCTGCACCCGCTCTACCCCAACGTCCTGCTGGAGCTCAGCCACGGCGTGGAGCGCATCGTCGCCTTCAGAG CCACTCTGATGGAGCGCGGTCGCCACGCCGCCTACTTCCTGCTGACGGGGCCGGAGGCGGGCGAGGCGGGGGGCACCGTGGTTCTCACCAAGCGGAAGCTGAAGCAGGACATCCCGTTATGCAGCGTCCGCCACATCAGGAGCAGCCAGCAGACGCACACCGACGCCGAAGTCCGGGAAGCGTTCAACCGACTGCGCTTCAGCAGCGACTGGTGA